A segment of the Acidobacteriota bacterium genome:
CAGCTCCTCCAGCTCGGCAAAGGCTTTGTGCATGCCGACGATGCCGGTGCCGCCGCCGGTGGGATAGAGGATCCAATCCGGAAGCTGCCAGTCGAGCTGCTCCGCCAGCTCCAGGCCCATGGTCTTCTTGCCTTCGACGCGGTAAGGCTCCTTCAGGGTGGAGAGATTCCAATAGCCGTCGTCGAACTCCGCCAAGCGGCTGGCGGCGTCCACCAAGGTGCCCGGAGAGGTGAGCACCTGAGCCCCCACGTCCTGGCAGCGCCGGGCGATGACCGGAGGGGTATCCTCCGGCAACGCCACGCGGCTGGGCAGTCCGGCAGCGGCGGCGTAGGCGGTGAGGGCGAGGGCGGCATTGCCGGCGCTGGCCAGCTGCACGCCGGGAGCGCCCAGCTCCCGCGCACGGTTCACCGCCAGGGACAGCCCCCGGGCCTTGAACGAACCGGTGGGGTTGCCGCTCTCTTCCTTGAGCAGGACCTCGACCCCCGGCGGTCCGCTACGGCGCAGCGGTACCAGCGGCGTGCCCCCCTCGCCGAGATCGATGCGGGCGGAGTAGTCCTGTAGCGGCAACAGCTCGCGGTAGCGCCACAACGTCCACGGGCGCCGATCCTCGCCAGCGGCTGCCAGGCCTGCTCGCAGAGCTTGGCCGCGGGCCGGGCTCAGGTCGTAGCTCACCAGCCAGGGAAAGCCCGCCGGGGATAAGAAGGCCGGCTCATCCAGCGGCGCCGTGGCGCCGGTCTTCGAGCACACCAGCTCCCGCGCCCAACGCTCCTCGGGTTCGCCCTCAGCGGGCGGTGTCATCCTTGCGTCGCTCATTGGGTTTCCCCCAGCGCCAGCTCGTAGGCGGCGCGATAGCGGGCCGCCACCGCGTCCCAGGTCAAATTGCGCTCCGCCCGCTCGCGGCCGGCGGCGCCCAGGCGGCGGCAGAGCTCGGGGTCCGCCGCCAGCTCTGCGAGGGCGCGGCGTAGGGCCGGCCCGTCGCCCTCCGGCAACAGCCGCCCGGTGACGCCCTCCTCCACCGCCAGAGGGATGCCGGAAATGGCCGACGCCGCCACCGACAGACCGCTGGCCATGGCCTCGAGAATGACGTTGGGCAAGCCGTCCACGTTGCCGGCGGTGCACGATCCCGCGGGCAACGTGGAC
Coding sequences within it:
- a CDS encoding glycosyltransferase family 4 protein, encoding STLPAGSCTAGNVDGLPNVILEAMASGLSVAASAISGIPLAVEEGVTGRLLPEGDGPALRRALAELAADPELCRRLGAAGRERAERNLTWDAVAARYRAAYELALGETQ
- a CDS encoding threonine synthase, whose product is MTPPAEGEPEERWARELVCSKTGATAPLDEPAFLSPAGFPWLVSYDLSPARGQALRAGLAAAGEDRRPWTLWRYRELLPLQDYSARIDLGEGGTPLVPLRRSGPPGVEVLLKEESGNPTGSFKARGLSLAVNRARELGAPGVQLASAGNAALALTAYAAAAGLPSRVALPEDTPPVIARRCQDVGAQVLTSPGTLVDAASRLAEFDDGYWNLSTLKEPYRVEGKKTMGLELAEQLDWQLPDWILYPTGGGTGIVGMHKAFAELEELGLIGSHRPRFAVVQMAGCAPMVRAFEQGTEHAEPWQNADTKVWGLRVPKAIGDFLILRALRETDGAALAIEEDRLPGVTEHIAHGEGQRVGPEGAACLAALEDLVAAGRITAGQRVVIFQTGDPGNY